The following DNA comes from Halorubrum hochsteinianum.
ATGATGAGGCCGATTCCGCCGAAACGAGTGAGGTGAATGAAACGGTGGAAACCAGTTCGTCGACCGAAACGACCGAATCGACTTCAACGAGTGAAACGAACGAAACGAGCGAAACGAAGACGAACATCAAGGACGAGTGGAACGGACGAACGATCTACATTCCCGACGATGTCCTTGACGAGATGGAGGATACCTACCTCGAGTCCCAGCTGAAGCTCCGCAAGGCGGGCCAGGACGAGTTCAAGAAGAACCGCCACTTCTACCCGCTACTCGTCCAGTTCGGTGTTGAGGCGCTCTCTGAGGCGGATGCCGAGGAAATCCAGGCTCGACTTTCTGAGCTGGGTGGCAAATAACTCCTAGAATGAAAAATATATCAAGACAAATGCTCTTAATGTGTGCGGTGGTCATGAGATCCCGAGATAAATCTCAATTGGGTGACTCGACCGTGTTCCCCCGAGCGTTGACGGCTGATAGTCACTTCTCAATACTTGTAAGCCGTAAATCCAAGCTCAGTTAGGGAGATATCCCACTTATCCGGATTCCAAACCGCGCCACATTCCTTACACTCAAACTTTTCCTCTTTGATAACAACGTTTGCTGCTTCGGAATGGGCCTTCGTAAGATGCTCGCTCAAACTTTGCAGGACTCCAGACTCTGAGTGCTTTACCTTGTTTAACGCTTTTCCACCCTCTGCAGCATCAGAGAGGCGTGAGCTGAATTTAGCGATATCCGCTCTCGCAAGTGAATTCGCGATTATGTATAACGCCTTCATATGAGCGGTATGGGAAGAAAGGGCGTTCCAACCCACGAATGGGTCTGTTCCACACTTCGGACACCTGCCAAAATGCTCGTTCAACTCCTTCCAAGCCTGTTTCGTCTCCGGTGCGTGAGGCCCCATCACCACCAGGATTGCTGTCACGGCGTTAAAATATTTCGCACGACGTGATCTCCCTCTACATAACCACCAACACCACAGCTTCGGCGCACCGCACGATTTCCCCCATGATCACACCCCCAGCGCTAGCTAGTTCTAACGGCTCTATCCCTTCAATTACCATTTACTAACTCGCTGCCGGTGGGCCCATCTCTTCACAGAGCCCACCACGACAGTAGTTGAGACTGGCGTTCTCAATGCATACGGTCCTCGAATCTCTTTGTGGCTCTGAGTACTCGTCACCCACTATTGGCTTCGTTATTATCGTCGCTTTCACATCGAACACATGTCACGGTGAGTGATGAACACCCCTTCAAGCATATTCATCGGTCGAGACCCCTTCGAGAACACGAGCGAGGAAAGTCTCGAGACCGTAGTTGTGGACGCTGGTAATTTCACAATACAAATAGTACTGCTAACAGTGAGATCTCGACACGAGATACAACGGCCACAGAATTAGATGTGTCTAAACCCCATTTTCGATGGAAACTTCTATACTTTTAGTCCCATCACCGACTAGCCGACGATGGACGACACGACGCAGTCGAAATCGAAGCACAGTCTCTCGCGCAGAAAAGCCCTCGCTGGCGGTGCGGGGCTCCTCGCCACCGGTCTCGCTGGATGTACGAGCATGGGCGGTGGCAACGGCGAGGGGGCGAACGGGGACGGTCCCACGCTCACCGTCGCGTCCTTCTTCAGTTTCTACGACTTCGCACGGAATATCGTCGACGGGACGCCACTACAGGTCGAGAACCTCGTGCCGACGGGACTCCACGGCCACGGCTGGCAGCCGAGTGCCGAAATTACCCAGCGCATCATCGAGTCGGACGCGTTCCTCCACGTCGGTCCGGGCTTCCAGCCGTGGGCAGACCGCGCGATTCAGACGCTCGAAGACGACAACATCGACGTGCATCTCATCAACGCCCGCGAAGGCGTCGACCTGCTCCCACTCGCGGAGACGCTCGACCCCGAAGAGGAGGGTGTCGGCGAAGGGCAGGGGCTCGACCCCCACTTTTGGCTCGACCCACAGCGGGCGAAGATATCGGTCGACAACATCGCCGAAGGGATGGCCGAAATCGCCCCGGACCACGAAAGCGCGCTCATGGACAACGCCGAGACGTACAAGGCAGACGTTCTCGAACAGGTCAGACAGGATTTCCAGGCCATGTTCGAGGAGTCCGACCGTGACGTGGTGCAACTGGCCGCGCACAACGCCTTCCAGTACTGGGCCGACGCGTACGGTACCGAAATGCGCCCACTCGTGACGAACCTCGCCGCCAGCGGCAACGTCGCCCCCGAAGACATCACCGAAGCCCAGCAGGTCATCAAGGAGAACGACATCAGCTACATCGCCAACGGCGTCTTCGAAGCCCGTCGCCCGGCGGTCCAACTCATCGAGGAGACTCAGGCAGAGGCGTACTTCCCGGTGACGCCCTACGCGGGCGTCCGCGAGGACTGGGTCGAGAACAACTGGGGATACAAGGAGGTCGCCTACCAGATCAACAAACCCACTCTCGAAATCTGTCTCGGTAACAAGACCCCCGAGGAAGCTGGCCCCGACGGCTGGACAGACCAGTGGATGAACTTCGAGTGATTGTTCGATGAGTACACAGAACACCACGAGTTCGGCAAGTGGTCGGACCAGTCGTGAGCCGATCATCGACCTCTCCGACGTCGACTTCGGGTACACCGCCGCGACGGTCGTAGAGGACATCTCGCTGCGGATCGACCCCGGCGAGTACGTCGCGGTCGTCGGTCCCAACGGCTCGGGGAAGTCCACGCTGCTGAAGCTGATGCTCGGACTGTTAGAGCCGGACGAGGGGTCCGCCCGGCTGTTCGGCGAACCCTCGCACAAGTTCGACGACGGCTCGAGGCTCGGCTACGTCGCACAGCACGCCAGCGCCTCGAAGGAGATGCCGATCACCGTCCGCG
Coding sequences within:
- a CDS encoding metal ABC transporter substrate-binding protein; its protein translation is MDDTTQSKSKHSLSRRKALAGGAGLLATGLAGCTSMGGGNGEGANGDGPTLTVASFFSFYDFARNIVDGTPLQVENLVPTGLHGHGWQPSAEITQRIIESDAFLHVGPGFQPWADRAIQTLEDDNIDVHLINAREGVDLLPLAETLDPEEEGVGEGQGLDPHFWLDPQRAKISVDNIAEGMAEIAPDHESALMDNAETYKADVLEQVRQDFQAMFEESDRDVVQLAAHNAFQYWADAYGTEMRPLVTNLAASGNVAPEDITEAQQVIKENDISYIANGVFEARRPAVQLIEETQAEAYFPVTPYAGVREDWVENNWGYKEVAYQINKPTLEICLGNKTPEEAGPDGWTDQWMNFE